One Nerophis ophidion isolate RoL-2023_Sa linkage group LG06, RoL_Noph_v1.0, whole genome shotgun sequence genomic region harbors:
- the LOC133554275 gene encoding major histocompatibility complex class I-related gene protein-like isoform X4: MFIHSTFAQVYSCNNHDRQQIMNLLWLSTLILQIHRGLPVTHSLKYFHTASSKVANFPDYVGLAYIDDIQIGHYDSNTKKAEAKEEWMKNFTTVDPEHFRLLTHLGIQAEVKDKEDLESLQKRFNHTEGLHIYQRMYGCEWDDETEKIKGWEQSSYDGEDFLALDTKTWTWTAAKPQAVSIKHTLDHDRDLMDHLKFYYTGICVHNLKQYLNFGRDVLMRTDLPEVFLLQKTPSSPVSCFATGFYPSSATLFWRKNGKDLRENVGHGEILPNPDGTFQMTVDLKVEVTAEVEGKYECVFQLSGVKEDLVTKLERRSILSNASDEDNVRVAACATSSVLIAVILAIIVIVVVAIRHKNKKANYDPAADEDGT, encoded by the exons atgtttatacatagcacattTGCTCAGGTGTACAGTTGTAACAACCACGATCGCCAG CAGATCATGAACTTGCTTTGGTTATCAACGCTAATTTTGCAAATACACCGCGGACTGCCTG TGACTCACTCGCTCAAGTATTTCCATACTGCGTCctctaaagttgcaaacttcccAGATTATGTGGGCCTGGCTTATATTGATGACATTCAGATCGGTCACTATGACAGCAACACAAAGAAAGCAGAAGCCAAAGAAGAATGGATGAAGAACTTTACAACGGTGGATCCAGAGCACTTTAGGTTGCTTACACATTTAGGTATTCAGGCTGAAGTGAAGGACAAAGAGGACTTGGAAAGTTTACAGAAGCGCTTCAACCACACTGAAG GTCTTCACATTTACCAGAGGATGTATGGCTGTGAATGGGATGATGAGACTGAGAAAATCAAGGGTTGGGAACAGTCCAGTTATGACGGAGAAGATTTTTTAGCGTTAGACACCAAGACATGGACATGGACTGCAGCAAAACCACAAGCAGTCTCCATCAAACACACGCTGGACCACGATCGAGATCTTATGGACCACTTAAAGTTTTACTACACAGGTATCTGTGTTCATAACTTGAAACAGTATCTGAACTTTGGTAGAGACGTACTAATGAGAACAG ACCTTCCAGAAGTGTTTCTCCTCCAGAAGACAccgtcctctccggtcagctgcttcgcgacaggtttctaccccaGCAGTGCAACACTGTTTTGGAGGAAAAATGGCAAGGATCTCCGCGAGAACGTGGGGCACGGAGAAATCCTGCCAAACCCTGATGGAACCTTCCAGATGACGGTGGAtctgaaagtggaggtgacggctgaagtggagggcaagtacgaatgtgtgtttcagctgtcTGGTGTCAAAGAGGAcctggtcaccaagctggagagaagaagcattCTGAGCAACGCAAGCGATGAAG ACAACGTGAGGGTTGCCGCCTGTGCCACATCGTCGGTCTTAATTGCCGTGATCCTCGCTATCATTGTCATTGTCGTAGTTGCCATACGTCACAAGAACAAAAAAG CCAACTATGATCCAGCTG CTGATGAAGATGGTACCTAG
- the LOC133554275 gene encoding class I histocompatibility antigen, Non-RT1.A alpha-1 chain-like isoform X3, which translates to MFIHSTFAQVYSCNNHDRQQIMNLLWLSTLILQIHRGLPVTHSLKYFHTASSKVANFPDYVGLAYIDDIQIGHYDSNTKKAEAKEEWMKNFTTVDPEHFRLLTHLGIQAEVKDKEDLESLQKRFNHTEGRDIVQCGTAGLHIYQRMYGCEWDDETEKIKGWEQSSYDGEDFLALDTKTWTWTAAKPQAVSIKHTLDHDRDLMDHLKFYYTGICVHNLKQYLNFGRDVLMRTDLPEVFLLQKTPSSPVSCFATGFYPSSATLFWRKNGKDLRENVGHGEILPNPDGTFQMTVDLKVEVTAEVEGKYECVFQLSGVKEDLVTKLERRSILSNASDEDNVRVAACATSSVLIAVILAIIVIVVVAIRHKNKKADEDGT; encoded by the exons atgtttatacatagcacattTGCTCAGGTGTACAGTTGTAACAACCACGATCGCCAG CAGATCATGAACTTGCTTTGGTTATCAACGCTAATTTTGCAAATACACCGCGGACTGCCTG TGACTCACTCGCTCAAGTATTTCCATACTGCGTCctctaaagttgcaaacttcccAGATTATGTGGGCCTGGCTTATATTGATGACATTCAGATCGGTCACTATGACAGCAACACAAAGAAAGCAGAAGCCAAAGAAGAATGGATGAAGAACTTTACAACGGTGGATCCAGAGCACTTTAGGTTGCTTACACATTTAGGTATTCAGGCTGAAGTGAAGGACAAAGAGGACTTGGAAAGTTTACAGAAGCGCTTCAACCACACTGAAG GGAGGGACATTGTACAGTGTGGCACTGCAG GTCTTCACATTTACCAGAGGATGTATGGCTGTGAATGGGATGATGAGACTGAGAAAATCAAGGGTTGGGAACAGTCCAGTTATGACGGAGAAGATTTTTTAGCGTTAGACACCAAGACATGGACATGGACTGCAGCAAAACCACAAGCAGTCTCCATCAAACACACGCTGGACCACGATCGAGATCTTATGGACCACTTAAAGTTTTACTACACAGGTATCTGTGTTCATAACTTGAAACAGTATCTGAACTTTGGTAGAGACGTACTAATGAGAACAG ACCTTCCAGAAGTGTTTCTCCTCCAGAAGACAccgtcctctccggtcagctgcttcgcgacaggtttctaccccaGCAGTGCAACACTGTTTTGGAGGAAAAATGGCAAGGATCTCCGCGAGAACGTGGGGCACGGAGAAATCCTGCCAAACCCTGATGGAACCTTCCAGATGACGGTGGAtctgaaagtggaggtgacggctgaagtggagggcaagtacgaatgtgtgtttcagctgtcTGGTGTCAAAGAGGAcctggtcaccaagctggagagaagaagcattCTGAGCAACGCAAGCGATGAAG ACAACGTGAGGGTTGCCGCCTGTGCCACATCGTCGGTCTTAATTGCCGTGATCCTCGCTATCATTGTCATTGTCGTAGTTGCCATACGTCACAAGAACAAAAAAG CTGATGAAGATGGTACCTAG
- the LOC133554275 gene encoding class I histocompatibility antigen, Non-RT1.A alpha-1 chain-like isoform X2 → MFIHSTFAQVYSCNNHDRQIMNLLWLSTLILQIHRGLPVTHSLKYFHTASSKVANFPDYVGLAYIDDIQIGHYDSNTKKAEAKEEWMKNFTTVDPEHFRLLTHLGIQAEVKDKEDLESLQKRFNHTEGRDIVQCGTAGLHIYQRMYGCEWDDETEKIKGWEQSSYDGEDFLALDTKTWTWTAAKPQAVSIKHTLDHDRDLMDHLKFYYTGICVHNLKQYLNFGRDVLMRTDLPEVFLLQKTPSSPVSCFATGFYPSSATLFWRKNGKDLRENVGHGEILPNPDGTFQMTVDLKVEVTAEVEGKYECVFQLSGVKEDLVTKLERRSILSNASDEDNVRVAACATSSVLIAVILAIIVIVVVAIRHKNKKANYDPAADEDGT, encoded by the exons atgtttatacatagcacattTGCTCAGGTGTACAGTTGTAACAACCACGATCGCCAG ATCATGAACTTGCTTTGGTTATCAACGCTAATTTTGCAAATACACCGCGGACTGCCTG TGACTCACTCGCTCAAGTATTTCCATACTGCGTCctctaaagttgcaaacttcccAGATTATGTGGGCCTGGCTTATATTGATGACATTCAGATCGGTCACTATGACAGCAACACAAAGAAAGCAGAAGCCAAAGAAGAATGGATGAAGAACTTTACAACGGTGGATCCAGAGCACTTTAGGTTGCTTACACATTTAGGTATTCAGGCTGAAGTGAAGGACAAAGAGGACTTGGAAAGTTTACAGAAGCGCTTCAACCACACTGAAG GGAGGGACATTGTACAGTGTGGCACTGCAG GTCTTCACATTTACCAGAGGATGTATGGCTGTGAATGGGATGATGAGACTGAGAAAATCAAGGGTTGGGAACAGTCCAGTTATGACGGAGAAGATTTTTTAGCGTTAGACACCAAGACATGGACATGGACTGCAGCAAAACCACAAGCAGTCTCCATCAAACACACGCTGGACCACGATCGAGATCTTATGGACCACTTAAAGTTTTACTACACAGGTATCTGTGTTCATAACTTGAAACAGTATCTGAACTTTGGTAGAGACGTACTAATGAGAACAG ACCTTCCAGAAGTGTTTCTCCTCCAGAAGACAccgtcctctccggtcagctgcttcgcgacaggtttctaccccaGCAGTGCAACACTGTTTTGGAGGAAAAATGGCAAGGATCTCCGCGAGAACGTGGGGCACGGAGAAATCCTGCCAAACCCTGATGGAACCTTCCAGATGACGGTGGAtctgaaagtggaggtgacggctgaagtggagggcaagtacgaatgtgtgtttcagctgtcTGGTGTCAAAGAGGAcctggtcaccaagctggagagaagaagcattCTGAGCAACGCAAGCGATGAAG ACAACGTGAGGGTTGCCGCCTGTGCCACATCGTCGGTCTTAATTGCCGTGATCCTCGCTATCATTGTCATTGTCGTAGTTGCCATACGTCACAAGAACAAAAAAG CCAACTATGATCCAGCTG CTGATGAAGATGGTACCTAG
- the LOC133554275 gene encoding class I histocompatibility antigen, Non-RT1.A alpha-1 chain-like isoform X1: MFIHSTFAQVYSCNNHDRQQIMNLLWLSTLILQIHRGLPVTHSLKYFHTASSKVANFPDYVGLAYIDDIQIGHYDSNTKKAEAKEEWMKNFTTVDPEHFRLLTHLGIQAEVKDKEDLESLQKRFNHTEGRDIVQCGTAGLHIYQRMYGCEWDDETEKIKGWEQSSYDGEDFLALDTKTWTWTAAKPQAVSIKHTLDHDRDLMDHLKFYYTGICVHNLKQYLNFGRDVLMRTDLPEVFLLQKTPSSPVSCFATGFYPSSATLFWRKNGKDLRENVGHGEILPNPDGTFQMTVDLKVEVTAEVEGKYECVFQLSGVKEDLVTKLERRSILSNASDEDNVRVAACATSSVLIAVILAIIVIVVVAIRHKNKKANYDPAADEDGT, translated from the exons atgtttatacatagcacattTGCTCAGGTGTACAGTTGTAACAACCACGATCGCCAG CAGATCATGAACTTGCTTTGGTTATCAACGCTAATTTTGCAAATACACCGCGGACTGCCTG TGACTCACTCGCTCAAGTATTTCCATACTGCGTCctctaaagttgcaaacttcccAGATTATGTGGGCCTGGCTTATATTGATGACATTCAGATCGGTCACTATGACAGCAACACAAAGAAAGCAGAAGCCAAAGAAGAATGGATGAAGAACTTTACAACGGTGGATCCAGAGCACTTTAGGTTGCTTACACATTTAGGTATTCAGGCTGAAGTGAAGGACAAAGAGGACTTGGAAAGTTTACAGAAGCGCTTCAACCACACTGAAG GGAGGGACATTGTACAGTGTGGCACTGCAG GTCTTCACATTTACCAGAGGATGTATGGCTGTGAATGGGATGATGAGACTGAGAAAATCAAGGGTTGGGAACAGTCCAGTTATGACGGAGAAGATTTTTTAGCGTTAGACACCAAGACATGGACATGGACTGCAGCAAAACCACAAGCAGTCTCCATCAAACACACGCTGGACCACGATCGAGATCTTATGGACCACTTAAAGTTTTACTACACAGGTATCTGTGTTCATAACTTGAAACAGTATCTGAACTTTGGTAGAGACGTACTAATGAGAACAG ACCTTCCAGAAGTGTTTCTCCTCCAGAAGACAccgtcctctccggtcagctgcttcgcgacaggtttctaccccaGCAGTGCAACACTGTTTTGGAGGAAAAATGGCAAGGATCTCCGCGAGAACGTGGGGCACGGAGAAATCCTGCCAAACCCTGATGGAACCTTCCAGATGACGGTGGAtctgaaagtggaggtgacggctgaagtggagggcaagtacgaatgtgtgtttcagctgtcTGGTGTCAAAGAGGAcctggtcaccaagctggagagaagaagcattCTGAGCAACGCAAGCGATGAAG ACAACGTGAGGGTTGCCGCCTGTGCCACATCGTCGGTCTTAATTGCCGTGATCCTCGCTATCATTGTCATTGTCGTAGTTGCCATACGTCACAAGAACAAAAAAG CCAACTATGATCCAGCTG CTGATGAAGATGGTACCTAG